Proteins encoded by one window of Sulfurospirillum barnesii SES-3:
- a CDS encoding CPXCG motif-containing cysteine-rich protein, which produces MNHTLFDKTITCPYCWESFSIFIEPSLELGECYVEDCYVCCRPMEIYIASKDDDLIEIRIQRIEGNAF; this is translated from the coding sequence ATGAATCATACACTGTTTGATAAAACCATCACCTGCCCTTATTGCTGGGAGAGTTTTTCAATTTTTATTGAACCTAGCCTTGAGCTGGGAGAGTGTTATGTTGAGGATTGTTATGTGTGTTGTCGCCCTATGGAAATTTACATTGCATCCAAAGATGACGATTTGATAGAGATTCGTATTCAGCGTATTGAGGGCAATGCGTTTTAA